In Nicotiana tabacum cultivar K326 chromosome 2, ASM71507v2, whole genome shotgun sequence, the following proteins share a genomic window:
- the LOC142167495 gene encoding uncharacterized protein LOC142167495: MAEDSELWDVIFDGPFVPTKNLGDPAVAIPKTRKEFNDADRKAVEKNFRANRISECQISACQSTKEIWEALQTAHEGTTQVKQSKIDMLITEYELFRMKDDESIQDIHTRLTYIINELHSLGEIIPRNKLVKKTLVCCPVLGKAK; the protein is encoded by the exons atggctgaagattcagaGCTATGGGATGTCATCTTTGATGGTCCCTTTGTTCCTACCAAGAATCTTGGCGACCCAGCTGTAGCCATTCCCAAGACGAGGAAGGAATTCAATGACGCTGATCGAAAGGCCGTAGAAAAGAATTTTCGTGCGAACAGGATATCGGAATGTCA GATATCGGCATGTCAGTCAACCAAGGAAATCTGGGAAGCCCTTCAGACAGCTCACGAAGGAACAACACAGGTTAAGCAatccaagatcgacatgctcataactgaatacgagctcttcaggatgaaagATGATGAATCCATCCAAGATATACATACTCGGCTCACCTATATCATTAATGAGCTTCACTCTCTTGGTGAAATTATTCCAAGAAACAAGCTTGTCAAAAAAACCTTAGTGTGCTgcccagttcttgggaaagcaaagtga